In the Gossypium arboreum isolate Shixiya-1 chromosome 10, ASM2569848v2, whole genome shotgun sequence genome, one interval contains:
- the LOC108454949 gene encoding uncharacterized protein LOC108454949, which yields MGKKMLNFEEQCKIVNLLKSSSEQKSIEETLTEFFTNPKLRHFNVCYSLSLLLQDKMMLSSTERLVAFAILHRSYSSQKSAANPFISFLVNAACDEGAENYERAFILHLLGFGNSNSSKEFLKQSASEYIKKFDPSSQTFPQKEQLQKQYLEKAHPEPYACLLKSTAVKNVLADPDVPPGCDANSAEFDLEPGAKSKLGSGDRDEALSGLIANLSLEGLIPHWIRPLPPRFPVDEELVWLNPDNNHELQWDQGMCADTSRGAAVRDLIAKALRGPLAPNQQEQVLVELANDPKLVYHCGLTPRKLPELVESNPLIAVDVLIKLINSPEIAEYFTVLVNMDMSLHSMEVVNRLTTAVELPKEFVRTYITNCISSCENIKDKYMQNRLVRLVCVFLQSLIRNRIIDVKDLFIEVQAFCIEFSRIREAAGLFRLLKTLE from the exons ATGGGGAAGAAGATGCTGAATTTTGAAGAACAGTGTAAGATAGTCAACTTATTGAAATCTTCATCTGAGCAGAAATCAATCGAAGAGACGCTCACTGAATTCTTCACCAATCCCAAGCTCCGGCATTTCAATGTCTGCTATTCTCTTTCACTCTTATTGCAG GACAAAATGATGCTCAGTTCTACTGAACGATTGGTTGCATTTGCTATTCTTCATCGAAGCTATTCCTCTCAAAAGTCTGCTGCAAACCCATTTATATCTTTTCTTGTAAAT GCTGCATGTGATGAGGGAGCTGAAAATTATGAAAGGGCATTTATCCTCCATTTGCTAGGCTTTGGCAACTCCAACAGTAGTAAAGAG TTTCTTAAACAATCTGCTTCAGAGTACATCAAGAAATTTGATCCTTCATCCCAA ACTTTCCCACAAAAAGAGCAGTTACAAAAGCAATATTTGGAGAAAGCCCATCCTGAACCGTATGCTTGCTTATTAAAAAGCACTGCAGTGAAAAATGTTTTGGCAGATCCTGATGTTCCTCCTGGTTGTGATGCGAATTCAGCAGA GTTTGACTTAGAACCTGGAGCCAAATCTAAACTTGGATCTGGGGACAGAGATGAAGCCCTAAGTGGATTGATAGCAAATTTGTCGTTGGAGGGGTTAATTCCTCATTGGATCAGGCCTCTTCCACCTAGGTTCCCTGTGGATGAGGAG CTAGTGTGGCTCAACCCTGATAACAATCATGAGCTTCAATGGGATCAAGGAATGTGTGCTGATACTAGTAGAGGAGCAGCAGTGAGAGATTTAATTGCAAAAGCTTTGAGGGGACCACTTGCTCCTAACCAACAAGAG CAAGTCCTCGTGGAGCTGGCTAATGACCCTAAACTTGTCTATCACTGTGGATTGACTCCAAGAAAGCTACCT GAATTGGTGGAAAGTAATCCGCTTATTGCTGTTGATGTTCTTATCAAGTTGATAAATTCTCCAGAAATTGCTGA GTATTTTACAGTTCTTGTTAACATGGACATGAGTCTACACTCAATGGAAGTTGTGAACCGGCTCACAACTGCTGTTGAACTTCCGAAGGAATTTGTTCGTACGTACATAACTAATTGTATATCATCCTGTGAAAACATCAAG GATAAGTACATGCAGAATAGGCTTGTGCGACTCGTATGTGTTTTCTTGCAGAGTTTAATCCGAAACAGAATTATTGATG TTAAGGATCTGTTTATCGAAGTTCAAGCCTTCTGCATCGAGTTTTCAAGGATTAGAGAGGCAGCGGGTTTATTTAGGCTGTTGAAAACCTTGGAATAA
- the LOC108466131 gene encoding uncharacterized protein LOC108466131 isoform X1 — MSVDPSGQLNYVDDEASTGSGDDVNMLEGRNKRQSVTPSSSGRRKRSRKATGDAIVDAMLEIAAASKLRASAIMKNEDRFSISKCIKVLDEMQDMSTCMDDLDIELDEMELVAAAAGYYYYNSITRQTRYASLPSGSGFMNEVLEGPDDLCREMLRMDKHVFHKLCYTLRHRGMLRDTAGVMIEEQLAIFLNIVGHNERNRVIQERFQHSGETISRHFNNVLKAIKSLSREFLQPPDFSTPLKILNNNRFSPYFKDCVGVIDGMHIPAHVPAKDQSRFRNRKGVLSQNVLAACTFDLQFIFVYPGWEGSVADSRVLRAVLDDPDQNFPPISQGKYYLVDTGYSNMEGFLAPYLGVRYHLHEYRGANQLPRNAKELFNHRHSSLRNVIQRAFDVLKTRFPILKLAPQYAFHIQRDIVIAACVLHNYIRREERLDWLFSSIEGATVDELPDFDEQPELQFASSYQEQIASSLRESIATEMWNDFLNKWDQW; from the exons ATGTCAGTTGATCCCAGTGGACAATTGAATTATGTCGACGATGAAGCTTCTACGGGCTCCGGTGATGATGTTAACATGCTAGAAGGACGCAACAAGCGTCAATCCGTGACACCATCAAGTTCTGGTCGGCGGAAGAGAAGTCGTAAAGCTACCGGGGATGCGATAGTGGATGCTATGCTAGAAATCGCAGCCGCTTCAAAATTGAGGGCGTCGGCAATTATGAAGAACGAGGACCGGTTTTCTATAAGCAAATGCATAAAGGTGTTAGATGAGATGCAAG ATATGTCAACTTGCATGGATGACCTCGATATAGAATTGGACGAGATGGAACTAGTTGCAGCAGCTGCTGGTTACTATTACTATAATAGCATAACTAGGCAAACCCGTTATGCTTCATTACCTAGTGGAAGTGGTTTTATGAATGAGGTGCTAGAAGGACCTGATGATCTTTGTCGAGAGATGCTCCGGATGGATAAACATGTTTTTCACAAGCTATGTTACACTCTTCGACATAGAGGTATGTTACGTGATACAGCTGGTGTTATGATTGAGGAGCAGCTGGCGATTTTCTTAAATATTGTGGGTCATAATGAACGTAACAGAGTAATCCAAGAGAGGTTTCAGCATTCGGGTGAAACCATAAGTCGTCATTTTAATAATGTTTTGAAGGCAATCAAGTCGCTTTCGCGGGAATTCTTACAGCCCCCGGATTTCAGTACTCCTCTGAAAATTCTTAATAATAATCGATTCTCCCCATATTTCAAG GATTGTGTTGGTGTCATAGATGGAATGCACATCCCTGCACATGTCCCAGCAAAAGATCAGTCTCGTTTTCGAAATAGGAAAGGTGTTCTATCACAAAATGTTTTGGCAGCCTGCACATTTGATCTACAGTTTATATTTGTTTATCCAGGTTGGGAAGGGTCTGTCGCCGATTCACGAGTTTTAAGAGCAGTCTTAGATGACCCTGATCAGAATTTTCCTCCGATTTCTCAAG GAAAATATTATCTGGTTGATACTGGTTACTCCAACATGGAAGGATTTCTTGCACCATATTTGGGAGTTCGGTatcacctacatgaatatagaGGTGCCAATCAATTACCCAGAAATGCAAAGGAGCTCTTTAATCATCGGCATTCTTCTCTTAGAAATGTCATACAGAGGGCTTTTGATGTGCTGAAAACTCGATTTCCTATTCTCAAACTAGCCCCACAATATGCCTTCCATATCCAAAGGGACATAGTTATAGCCGCATGTGTTCTACATAATTACATCCGACGTGAGGAAAGACTCGATTGGTTGTTTTCTAGCATTGAGGGGGCGACAGTGGATGAATTGCCTGATTTCGATGAGCAACCTGAGCTGCAGTTTGCTTCCTCGTATCAGGAACAAATTGCTTCATCTTTACGAGAATCAATAGCAACAGAAATGTGGAATGATTTCTTAAATAAATGGGATCAGTGGTGA
- the LOC108466131 gene encoding uncharacterized protein LOC108466131 isoform X2: MLEGRNKRQSVTPSSSGRRKRSRKATGDAIVDAMLEIAAASKLRASAIMKNEDRFSISKCIKVLDEMQDMSTCMDDLDIELDEMELVAAAAGYYYYNSITRQTRYASLPSGSGFMNEVLEGPDDLCREMLRMDKHVFHKLCYTLRHRGMLRDTAGVMIEEQLAIFLNIVGHNERNRVIQERFQHSGETISRHFNNVLKAIKSLSREFLQPPDFSTPLKILNNNRFSPYFKDCVGVIDGMHIPAHVPAKDQSRFRNRKGVLSQNVLAACTFDLQFIFVYPGWEGSVADSRVLRAVLDDPDQNFPPISQGKYYLVDTGYSNMEGFLAPYLGVRYHLHEYRGANQLPRNAKELFNHRHSSLRNVIQRAFDVLKTRFPILKLAPQYAFHIQRDIVIAACVLHNYIRREERLDWLFSSIEGATVDELPDFDEQPELQFASSYQEQIASSLRESIATEMWNDFLNKWDQW, encoded by the exons ATGCTAGAAGGACGCAACAAGCGTCAATCCGTGACACCATCAAGTTCTGGTCGGCGGAAGAGAAGTCGTAAAGCTACCGGGGATGCGATAGTGGATGCTATGCTAGAAATCGCAGCCGCTTCAAAATTGAGGGCGTCGGCAATTATGAAGAACGAGGACCGGTTTTCTATAAGCAAATGCATAAAGGTGTTAGATGAGATGCAAG ATATGTCAACTTGCATGGATGACCTCGATATAGAATTGGACGAGATGGAACTAGTTGCAGCAGCTGCTGGTTACTATTACTATAATAGCATAACTAGGCAAACCCGTTATGCTTCATTACCTAGTGGAAGTGGTTTTATGAATGAGGTGCTAGAAGGACCTGATGATCTTTGTCGAGAGATGCTCCGGATGGATAAACATGTTTTTCACAAGCTATGTTACACTCTTCGACATAGAGGTATGTTACGTGATACAGCTGGTGTTATGATTGAGGAGCAGCTGGCGATTTTCTTAAATATTGTGGGTCATAATGAACGTAACAGAGTAATCCAAGAGAGGTTTCAGCATTCGGGTGAAACCATAAGTCGTCATTTTAATAATGTTTTGAAGGCAATCAAGTCGCTTTCGCGGGAATTCTTACAGCCCCCGGATTTCAGTACTCCTCTGAAAATTCTTAATAATAATCGATTCTCCCCATATTTCAAG GATTGTGTTGGTGTCATAGATGGAATGCACATCCCTGCACATGTCCCAGCAAAAGATCAGTCTCGTTTTCGAAATAGGAAAGGTGTTCTATCACAAAATGTTTTGGCAGCCTGCACATTTGATCTACAGTTTATATTTGTTTATCCAGGTTGGGAAGGGTCTGTCGCCGATTCACGAGTTTTAAGAGCAGTCTTAGATGACCCTGATCAGAATTTTCCTCCGATTTCTCAAG GAAAATATTATCTGGTTGATACTGGTTACTCCAACATGGAAGGATTTCTTGCACCATATTTGGGAGTTCGGTatcacctacatgaatatagaGGTGCCAATCAATTACCCAGAAATGCAAAGGAGCTCTTTAATCATCGGCATTCTTCTCTTAGAAATGTCATACAGAGGGCTTTTGATGTGCTGAAAACTCGATTTCCTATTCTCAAACTAGCCCCACAATATGCCTTCCATATCCAAAGGGACATAGTTATAGCCGCATGTGTTCTACATAATTACATCCGACGTGAGGAAAGACTCGATTGGTTGTTTTCTAGCATTGAGGGGGCGACAGTGGATGAATTGCCTGATTTCGATGAGCAACCTGAGCTGCAGTTTGCTTCCTCGTATCAGGAACAAATTGCTTCATCTTTACGAGAATCAATAGCAACAGAAATGTGGAATGATTTCTTAAATAAATGGGATCAGTGGTGA
- the LOC108487422 gene encoding cell wall / vacuolar inhibitor of fructosidase 2-like: MTSSVYIFLLISLILTSLTNGDAGLIQTTCKTTKYADLCVSILHSDPTSLNSDTKGLALILIRVATANATATSTFLSSQLLTTTNDTTLKTVLKECSHMYAFSGDALRASVQDFTSESYDYAYMHVMAAADYPNACLNAFRRYPKLIYPQAIASREDELKHICDVVLGMIDHLGF, translated from the coding sequence ATGACCTCTTCTGTTTACATTTTCCTTCTCATCTCCCTAATCTTAACATCACTCACCAACGGAGATGCTGGTTTAATCCAAACCACTTGCAAAACCACCAAGTATGCTGACCTTTGTGTCTCCATCCTCCACTCCGATCCTACCAGTCTGAATTCAGACACAAAGGGCCTGGCCCTGATCTTGATCCGAGTTGCAACGGCTAATGCCACGGCAACATCGACTTTCTTATCATCCCAATTGCTTACTACCACAAATGACACTACCCTAAAGACAGTTCTAAAAGAATGCTCCCACATGTACGCTTTTTCCGGTGATGCTCTTCGAGCTTCGGTTCAAGATTTTACCTCGGAATCCTATGATTACGCCTATATGCATGTTATGGCTGCCGCCGATTACCCGAACGCTTGCCTTAATGCGTTCAGAAGGTATCCGAAGCTGATCTATCCGCAAGCAATTGCAAGTAGGGAAGATGAGTTGAAACATATTTGTGATGTGGTATTAGGCATGATTGATCATCTTGGTTTTTAA